The Daucus carota subsp. sativus chromosome 9, DH1 v3.0, whole genome shotgun sequence genome window below encodes:
- the LOC108201300 gene encoding uncharacterized protein LOC108201300, whose product MDLFQICESFEFKLVEEAVEAGEKKDLFYVDRVWIKIETEVFRTIPRFTAWSDKDLRARKRKETSENLFGKGRIRSVDESTEQTQEVARNVDEERKREQMIVELENLAFILVESRKQFDAANIQFNKCLKSCIDYNTVNNNEEAARKDTEETSQHNFEPLGNPVEETIGTTNKQFDTSIQQGAEVETSKINDPVSEEREVEAEKQVEEERQVEKERTIEEAEEEREVEAEKEADGAQKEIEEERPVEKTVSPVQSSKEIEQEKPVENIVSPVQSSMGSEVLRMVDDAEKDYQKKIMAQEMASNVNVVGIATEAVSGLQDERTSDTEIPVAEHKASEQEQAAQEALDVSSRKAA is encoded by the exons ATGGACCTGTTTCAGATCTGTGAGTCTTTTGAATTCAAGCTTGTCGAAGAAGCTGTAGAAGCTGGGGAAAAGAAGGAC TTGTTCTATGTGGATAGAGTGTGGATTAAAATTGAAACTGAAGTTTTCCGCACCATACCAAGATTCACAGCTTGGTCAGATAAAGATTTGAGAGCAAGAAAAAGGAAGGAAACTTCTGAAAATCTATTTGGAAAAGGAAGAATCAGGTCTGTAGATGAAAGCACTGAACAGACACAAGAAGTTGCTAGAAATGTTGAtgaagaaagaaagaga GAACAAATGATTGTTGAATTAGAGAACTTGGCTTTTATCTTGGTTGAAAGTCGAAAGCAATTTGATGCAGCAAACATACAATTCAACAAATGTTTGAAAAGTTGTATTGATTACAACACTGTAAATAATAATGAAGA GGCAGCCAGAAAAGATACTGAGGAAACTTCTCAACATAATTTTGAACCATTGGGCAATCCAGTTGAAGAGACAATTGGAACAACAAATAAACAATTTGACACTAGCATTCAACAAGGTGCAGAAGTAGAAACCTCAAAGATTAATGATCCGGTttctgaagaaagagaagttGAAGCAGAAAAACAAGTTGAGGAAGAAAGACAAGTAGAAAAGGAAAGAACAATTGAGGAAGCTGAGGAAGAAAGAGAAGTTGAAGCAGAAAAAGAAGCTGATGGAGCGCAAAAAGAAATTGAGGAAGAAAGACCTGTTGAAAAGACTGTTTCTCCAGTTCAGtcatcaaaagaaattgagcaagAAAAACCAGTTGAGAACATTGTTTCTCCGGTGCAGTCATCAATGGGAAGTGAGGTCCTCAGAATGGTTGACGATGCTGAAAAAGAttaccaaaaaaaaatcatggccCAAGAAATGGCAAGCAACGTAAATGTTGTTGGAATAGCAACTGAGGCTGTATCTGGGCTTCAGGATGAACGCACCAGTGATACTGAGATACCTGTTGCTGAACACAAAGCAAGTGAACAAGAACAAGCAGCACAAGAAGCTCTTGACGTCAGTTCACGTAAAGCAGCATAG